In one Sporomusa sphaeroides DSM 2875 genomic region, the following are encoded:
- the asnS gene encoding asparagine--tRNA ligase yields MKTALIKHLSSHVGEQVTVQGWVYNQRSSGKITFIILRDGSGLMQGVAVKQEVGETLFGEAKKLTQESAVKLTGIIREEPRSVGGYEMQVTGLEIVSIAEDYPITHKEHGVDFLAEHRHLWIRTPRQAAVLRIRSEIEHALRNFFYERDFVLADAPIITPAACEGTTNLFEIDYHGEKGYLSQSGQLYNEANAMALGRIYCFGPTFRAEKSKTRRHLLEFWMIEAEMAYFDLDANIELQEEMICYVVQRVLNKCQNELKTLERDIEKLKAIKPPFPRISYTEAVELLKQAGEEFTWGDDFGAPHETIISNHFNAPVFVHRYPAAIKAFYMKPDPDNHQVVLGADLLAPEGYGEIIGGGQRIDDLALLEQRIAEHKLPQAAFEWYLDLRRFGTVPHSGFGLGLERTVAWLCGLEHIRETIPFPRMLHKMYP; encoded by the coding sequence GTGAAAACGGCATTAATAAAACATTTATCCAGCCATGTCGGTGAACAAGTAACTGTGCAGGGCTGGGTGTACAATCAGCGCTCTTCCGGAAAAATTACTTTTATTATTCTCCGGGATGGTTCTGGACTGATGCAGGGAGTTGCCGTTAAGCAGGAAGTGGGTGAAACGCTTTTTGGCGAAGCCAAAAAACTTACTCAGGAAAGTGCTGTCAAATTAACGGGAATTATCCGCGAGGAGCCGCGTTCGGTGGGCGGTTACGAAATGCAAGTCACCGGTCTGGAGATAGTCAGCATTGCTGAGGACTATCCTATTACCCATAAAGAGCATGGCGTGGATTTTCTGGCTGAACACCGCCATTTGTGGATTCGTACGCCACGCCAGGCTGCCGTATTACGTATCCGCTCAGAAATTGAACATGCACTGAGAAACTTTTTTTATGAGCGTGACTTTGTCCTGGCCGACGCGCCGATTATTACGCCGGCGGCTTGTGAAGGCACGACCAACTTGTTTGAGATTGACTATCATGGTGAAAAAGGCTATTTATCACAAAGCGGTCAGCTTTATAATGAAGCAAACGCCATGGCTTTGGGACGCATATATTGTTTTGGTCCCACTTTCCGGGCGGAAAAATCCAAAACTCGCCGGCATTTGCTGGAGTTTTGGATGATTGAGGCAGAAATGGCTTATTTCGACCTGGATGCCAACATAGAGCTCCAGGAAGAAATGATTTGTTATGTTGTCCAGCGTGTCCTTAACAAATGTCAAAATGAGCTGAAAACCTTAGAACGCGATATAGAAAAGCTGAAAGCTATCAAACCGCCGTTCCCGCGCATTAGCTACACTGAGGCTGTGGAGCTGTTAAAGCAGGCGGGTGAAGAGTTTACCTGGGGCGATGATTTTGGTGCACCGCATGAGACCATTATTTCCAACCACTTTAACGCACCGGTATTTGTACATCGTTATCCGGCAGCAATTAAAGCTTTCTATATGAAACCCGATCCTGATAATCACCAAGTGGTTTTAGGCGCCGATCTCCTGGCCCCTGAGGGCTATGGAGAAATTATTGGCGGCGGCCAGCGCATTGATGATTTGGCATTATTGGAGCAGCGTATTGCGGAGCACAAACTGCCCCAAGCTGCGTTTGAGTGGTATTTGGACTTGCGCCGGTTTGGCACTGTGCCACATTCCGGCTTTGGTTTGGGGCTTGAACGCACGGTGGCTTGGCTGTGTGGTTTGGAGCACATACGCGAGACGATACCTTTCCCGCGCATGCTTCATAAAATGTATCCGTGA
- a CDS encoding cupin domain-containing protein: MENVKYVGKIDELPLIDCSEFIKGAEKRIIFGPGRFWDTHVMRCFKLAPGSVAPENQHPWEHQALCVGGKGKFVIGDTEYDIAGGSYMFVPGNIPHTFWNTSETEQLVIICIVPKEGDVNPLTASPEQKKFSFC; this comes from the coding sequence ATGGAAAATGTTAAGTATGTTGGTAAAATTGATGAATTGCCGTTAATCGACTGTTCCGAATTTATTAAAGGAGCTGAAAAGCGCATTATTTTTGGGCCAGGCCGATTTTGGGATACCCATGTCATGCGCTGCTTCAAATTAGCTCCCGGTTCTGTGGCACCGGAAAACCAGCATCCTTGGGAACACCAGGCTTTGTGCGTTGGCGGCAAAGGGAAATTTGTCATTGGCGACACCGAGTACGATATTGCCGGTGGTTCCTATATGTTCGTGCCTGGTAACATCCCTCACACCTTCTGGAATACTTCTGAGACTGAGCAGCTTGTGATTATCTGCATCGTTCCCAAAGAAGGCGATGTAAATCCTCTTACCGCCAGCCCGGAACAGAAAAAATTTAGTTTCTGTTAA
- a CDS encoding pyridoxal phosphate-dependent aminotransferase, protein MTVSIAATHARGKFATDKIFGAAAAANKDVAQYGKAMVVNATIGAILDDNEALVCLPTVEKVYRSLPITEVINYAPIAGLPEFLDAATALAFADNRPDAYTEAVATSGGSGVLHHTIANYTELGDTLLTSDWYWGPYKVLCEDALRKLDTYTLFDENQNFNIKSFESKVTELLAKQNNLVTIINTPAHNPTGYSLADNEWDGVLEVAKAAAKDQSKRLVLLVDIAYLDYAGEKNECRAFMKKFSNLPDNILVILAFSMSKGYTMYGQRTGAMIGISQSKDVIKEFADINQFTSRATWSNINRGCMRLLSTIYNDKAILAQVEKERSEYYAMIRERSEIFVREAKAANLHMLPYIAGFFLTIPSNNPEAVCDKLHEDHIFAVPLAKGVRVAVCAVPSAKITGMAAKMAQAMAVVEK, encoded by the coding sequence ATGACAGTAAGTATTGCCGCAACACATGCGAGAGGTAAATTTGCTACAGACAAAATTTTCGGAGCGGCCGCTGCCGCTAATAAGGATGTTGCCCAATATGGCAAAGCAATGGTGGTAAATGCCACCATTGGTGCAATTTTAGATGACAATGAGGCATTGGTTTGTCTGCCTACTGTGGAAAAAGTATACCGTAGCCTGCCAATAACTGAAGTAATCAACTATGCGCCTATTGCCGGCCTGCCTGAGTTTTTGGATGCAGCAACAGCGTTAGCCTTTGCCGATAACCGTCCTGATGCTTACACCGAGGCGGTAGCCACTTCCGGCGGTTCGGGCGTACTTCATCATACAATTGCCAACTATACCGAGCTTGGTGATACTTTGCTTACTTCTGACTGGTATTGGGGCCCCTACAAAGTATTGTGTGAAGATGCGCTGCGCAAGCTGGATACATACACCCTGTTTGACGAGAACCAAAACTTTAATATTAAGTCATTTGAAAGCAAAGTTACCGAACTCTTAGCCAAACAAAACAATTTGGTGACCATAATCAATACTCCGGCTCATAATCCGACCGGTTACAGTTTGGCAGATAACGAATGGGACGGCGTATTGGAGGTAGCCAAGGCGGCAGCAAAAGATCAATCAAAACGGCTTGTCCTTTTGGTGGATATTGCATATCTTGACTATGCGGGTGAAAAAAACGAATGCCGTGCCTTCATGAAAAAATTCAGTAACCTTCCTGATAATATTCTCGTTATTTTAGCCTTCAGCATGTCTAAAGGCTATACGATGTATGGTCAGCGTACCGGAGCCATGATTGGCATTTCTCAAAGCAAAGATGTAATCAAGGAATTTGCTGATATTAACCAATTCACCAGCCGGGCGACCTGGTCTAATATCAACCGCGGCTGCATGCGCCTGTTATCCACTATTTACAATGATAAGGCCATTCTAGCTCAGGTGGAGAAAGAGCGCAGCGAATATTATGCAATGATTCGTGAACGTTCGGAAATTTTTGTCCGTGAGGCTAAAGCCGCTAACCTTCATATGCTGCCCTATATCGCAGGTTTCTTCCTGACTATTCCTTCCAATAATCCTGAAGCGGTATGTGATAAATTGCATGAGGATCACATTTTTGCCGTACCACTGGCTAAAGGTGTTCGCGTAGCCGTATGCGCTGTACCGTCTGCCAAAATTACCGGCATGGCTGCTAAAATGGCTCAGGCCATGGCAGTGGTTGAAAAGTAA
- a CDS encoding cupin domain-containing protein, translating into MKNSKYVGKIDDLPLVDCSDFILGAEKRIVFGPDRFGDAYVMRCFTLEPYSVAPPNQHPWEHYALCIGGEGKFIVGNTEYDIANGYWMHVPGNISHIFWNTSDKEPLVIICIVPKGGDVNPFTTARPTHQECSF; encoded by the coding sequence ATGAAGAATAGCAAGTATGTTGGCAAAATTGATGATCTCCCACTAGTCGATTGCTCTGATTTCATCTTAGGGGCTGAAAAGCGTATCGTTTTTGGCCCGGATCGATTTGGGGATGCCTATGTTATGCGTTGCTTTACATTAGAGCCCTATTCTGTGGCACCACCCAACCAGCACCCTTGGGAGCACTATGCTCTGTGCATCGGCGGAGAAGGAAAATTTATAGTTGGGAACACCGAGTATGATATTGCCAATGGTTACTGGATGCATGTTCCCGGCAACATCTCTCATATTTTCTGGAATACTTCGGATAAAGAACCGCTTGTTATTATTTGCATTGTTCCCAAAGGTGGAGACGTAAATCCATTTACTACTGCTAGGCCCACTCACCAGGAATGCAGTTTTTGA
- a CDS encoding superoxide dismutase family protein, with protein sequence MADNLAIAYLRGGPLAPEIKGEVTFRSVRGGTKVTVEVWGLPRYQPASNGKQPVGPHGFHLHERGTCKVGDPDDPFMAAGGHWNPGNQPHGNHAGDFPVLFSNKGFAYMSFFTDKFTVAEVIGKAVIIHESPDDYRTQPSGNSGRRLACGVIRRCQDS encoded by the coding sequence ATGGCTGACAATTTAGCGATTGCTTATCTTCGGGGAGGGCCGCTTGCGCCTGAAATTAAAGGAGAGGTAACTTTCCGCAGTGTACGAGGCGGTACCAAGGTCACTGTTGAGGTTTGGGGCTTACCCCGCTATCAGCCGGCAAGTAACGGAAAACAGCCGGTCGGACCTCATGGTTTTCATCTTCATGAACGGGGAACTTGCAAAGTGGGAGATCCGGATGATCCTTTTATGGCAGCCGGCGGACACTGGAATCCTGGTAATCAGCCGCATGGCAACCATGCCGGTGATTTTCCTGTACTTTTTTCAAACAAGGGATTTGCCTATATGTCTTTTTTTACCGATAAATTTACCGTTGCCGAAGTTATTGGCAAGGCGGTTATTATTCATGAAAGTCCTGATGATTATCGAACCCAGCCGTCAGGTAATTCTGGACGACGGCTGGCCTGCGGGGTAATCAGAAGATGTCAGGATAGTTAA
- a CDS encoding winged helix-turn-helix transcriptional regulator has product MTPESCPIKTTLSMISGKWKLTIIKELLTYESIRFGELMRAIPNISHKVLTDQLRELEDDGLVVRIDYQENPPRVEYSLTKLGVGMVNIMKEIRRWGLFHLLNNKKNPVRCLKCEQCQNNPYGC; this is encoded by the coding sequence ATGACTCCTGAAAGTTGTCCCATCAAAACCACCTTGTCCATGATTAGCGGAAAATGGAAGCTTACCATCATTAAGGAACTGCTCACCTACGAAAGTATACGGTTTGGTGAACTTATGCGCGCCATCCCCAATATCTCCCATAAAGTCTTGACAGATCAGCTGCGGGAGCTTGAGGACGATGGACTTGTTGTGCGAATCGACTATCAGGAAAATCCCCCCAGAGTGGAATACTCGCTGACAAAACTGGGGGTCGGCATGGTTAACATTATGAAAGAAATCCGCCGTTGGGGATTGTTCCATCTGCTGAATAATAAGAAAAATCCTGTTCGTTGCTTAAAATGCGAACAGTGCCAGAACAATCCCTACGGATGCTAA
- a CDS encoding TOBE domain-containing protein — protein sequence MKISGRNKLEATVKEVVKGSVMAKVVMDYKGTELVAAITVDSVEDLKLAPGDKVTALVKATEMMVLK from the coding sequence ATGAAAATCAGCGGCAGAAACAAATTAGAGGCAACAGTAAAAGAAGTGGTTAAAGGTTCTGTGATGGCAAAGGTTGTTATGGATTATAAAGGCACCGAACTGGTAGCCGCTATAACTGTCGATTCGGTAGAAGATTTGAAGCTGGCTCCTGGAGATAAGGTTACTGCGCTGGTAAAAGCTACTGAAATGATGGTGCTTAAATAA
- a CDS encoding TIGR03905 family TSCPD domain-containing protein, with amino-acid sequence MFEYETRGVCSKKIQFEIQDNIVRKVSFLGGCNGNLQGIGSLVEGMKVEEVINRLEGIKCGGKNTSCPAQLAIALRQQAVSQVVPNA; translated from the coding sequence ATGTTCGAGTACGAAACTAGAGGTGTATGTTCAAAAAAAATTCAATTTGAGATTCAGGATAATATAGTTAGGAAAGTGTCTTTTTTAGGTGGTTGTAATGGCAATCTACAAGGTATCGGCAGTTTGGTTGAAGGAATGAAAGTGGAGGAGGTTATTAATAGACTCGAAGGGATAAAATGTGGAGGGAAAAATACATCTTGTCCGGCGCAACTGGCGATAGCGTTAAGACAGCAGGCCGTATCTCAGGTTGTACCAAACGCTTGA
- a CDS encoding winged helix-turn-helix transcriptional regulator codes for MKYEPKLEKTFMCPLEYGLDIFGGKWKSRIICVLSAHSVMRYNELRKELANITDAVLAAMLKELIADEIISRKQYNEIPPKVEYSLTKKGQSVLPILQSICLWSRQQTKDQLSKKLPPCKTCDQLL; via the coding sequence ATGAAATATGAACCCAAACTAGAAAAAACATTTATGTGTCCTCTCGAATATGGACTTGATATCTTTGGCGGCAAATGGAAATCAAGAATAATCTGTGTTCTGTCTGCCCACAGCGTTATGCGTTACAATGAACTTAGAAAAGAGCTTGCCAATATAACTGACGCTGTGCTCGCTGCTATGTTAAAGGAGCTTATTGCAGATGAAATTATTAGCCGCAAACAGTATAATGAAATACCGCCAAAGGTCGAATATTCTTTGACTAAAAAAGGACAGTCTGTATTACCCATTCTTCAGAGCATTTGCCTTTGGTCACGACAACAGACCAAAGACCAATTAAGCAAAAAGCTCCCGCCTTGTAAAACATGTGATCAGCTATTATAA